AAATCAGCAATTATTGTAATAAGGTAATCAGAATTTTCTAAGCTATCGGTATAATATTTTTCAAGAATGTTAATTGCATTGGTGTATAATTTTGCAGCTTGAGAGTAATTCCATTTTGATATTGAATAATTGCGAGGCTATCAATACCAGGACATCTTTAAGAAACTTTGCGCAGAGCAATAGTTTGAGCTAAAAGGATAAATGAAACTAATAATAAAGTATAGGATTTTTTTAAGGAATTTCCTAATATTTCTATTAGTGAATTTAGGTGTGTGATTCATAGTTGTTAGCTTAAAATGTTTATTTGAAATAATTAGTAAACTTTAGGATAAAACAATGTATCTGCACAATTAAAAAGTACTATTGCACTACATTGGTCAAAGTAACTTTTTAAGAATAATCAGCCTTTCAGCTCAATTTTTTTGGTTTTATTGGTATTTCTTGCAAACGCAGGTCAAATTGACCACCCCGCGCTGATTTAAACTAAAAAAATATTGAAGAAGGATGGAAAATTACCAATTTAAATCCGCCGAATGGTTATTTATTCGTTTATAAAGATCATGATAATTTTCATTATTCGGATCCATTTCGATTGCCTTCAATATGTATTCTTTAGCTTTTTGATATTCAAATTGTTTCAAGCATAATTTGGAATAAGCATAATATAAACCGCTTTGCAAGCCATTTTCCATAGATGGTAAGCTTAAAGCTTTTTGATATTTTGCTTTCGCCTCTTCATATTTCCCTTCGTCGTAAAGAATAACACCATATTTATAATACACAAATGCATCATTAGCAAGGCATTCAATAGCTTTGTCAAGATAGGTTATTGCTGTTCCAGGTTGATATTTATTAACATAACACTGAGCCAAGTTTGCATAAAGTGTGTATTTATCGCCTTTATTTAGTGCTAACTCAATTCCTTTATTGTAAGTTTCTATTTCAAGGTCAGGCATATTTATTAACCCATAATATCCTGCCATTGCGTTATAATGGTCTGGATTGTCAGGTTCTAATGAAATTGCATATTTAAAGTTTTTCATTATTTCATCTTTTCTAATTTCATCAGATTTTGTATCATCTCTTGAATAGCACCAACCAATTTTTTCGTAAGCAGTTGCATCAAAAGGGTCGAGCGTTGTAGCATTTTCTAATAGTTTTAGGGATCCGTCGTAATCACCTTTTTGTAACTCTGATTAGCCATTTGAGTAATAATACTATTCCAAACAATCCGCCAATTGCCATCCTCATTCTTTAATGTAAAGTAAGTTAAGTAATTTATTGAATCTCCTTCGTGTGAAATCAGTATCGTTCACTTTAAATCTTTTGTAAGAGGGTGAGCTTATGTTTTCATCCACTGGCAAAATGGATGCTAATTATTCTGCCTTGTGGCTTTACACTATCGGGAGTTTCAAAAAATTTAGTGTATTCGTCTAAAGTGGCAGATTTTTTAGAATCTGTCGAAATCAGGTCATATGCAGCTTTAAAATCCTGCTCAATTTCAATTCCATGTATTTGGTCAATACGGCTTCAGGATTGGTTTGGTCAAGTTTTTTACAGCTTTGGGCTATGAATAATACTGAGATGAATGCAAGGTGTGTAATTCTCATAAAAATTGGGTTTTATAGAAAAATGTTTTGGCCAAGCTAAACTATGTAGAGAATAATCTTAAGCCTAATTCAAATGTAGACATTTTTCCGGTGATTTTACCCATAATCTGAGTTCTAAATTAGATTTTAGACAATTTTTAGAAATTAATGAAACAGAGTTAAAATATTGAATGTCAAATACTTAGCTAACCAAAAACTAATACACATAGCACTTTTTAACTGTTTTGAATCCGCACCTACTTTTAAAAGTTACACACGCATACAAGTTAAAACCTTTAATAAAACAAATACTCATACTCCTCCACATAATTAGATCCATTACCACTTTTTTCAACCCGAACGAGCAGTCCTTGAGCGTTATAAAAATACCTGTATTTAGTAGTATTTGGTTCTATCTTATACGGGTAGAAGTATAAATTGTTATTTGTGGCAACTTCTCTTCAATTGTAGTTACAGATAGATTTTGCCTCGATGGTTTTGTATAGGTCGTTATTATTAAATGATGTTTGACATAGGTGCAGTCTTTTTGTGAGGGTGTTTCAGGAAAAAGTTGTTTGTTTTGGTAAAAGAAAGTATCAACAATACGGCAATATCTTCATGCGATTGCTGTTTTTGTGATTATGTCGCCGCTGTTGTTATATTGGTATTCATAGGTGTTTGTAAATAAAAGTGTTTCATAGGGTAGGGAAGTGGTAACTTTAAAGGGCACATCTATCCATTTGTTTATAGAGTAGTGTTTGTAAATGCATTTTCCTTTTTCATTATATATGAAATTTTCGTTATAAAAGGTGGAGCTCAAATTGGATAATTCAAAGCCGTTCAGACAATTCGTACCTGTTTTGTATTCAATATGGCGCATATCACTAAAGTGATAATAATTGGTTATTGCACCGTTTTTATTGTATATAAATAACTCTATCTTAAAAGTATCAGCAGGGTCTTTATCGGTTGACCCGCGATAACTTATTTTTATCAGGGTGTCGTTACGTTTTTCATATACAAAGTAGGTTGTTGGGGTATCATTACCGGATTTAGTTGACGTAATTCTGCCTAGCTTATCACATGTTGTTGTCTCAAAATATTTTGTATTAGAATCATAGGGTGTGGTTTTGCTCAGTTTTTTAACTCCAAGTTTACTGTAAAGCTGATTTTCCTGGTAGTAGGCATCGAATTCGTCATCCTGCGCGGAGAGGAGTAAGGGGATTAGCAGGTAGAGCAGAGTGATGAAATAGCGCATTTATTGGGGTTTGAAAGTAAAATAATAAAAAGTAATTAATTTATCCTGGGCAACTACCATCCAAAAAAGTATTTTTAATTACTTTTTCACAATAAATAATTTCAAATTAACCGCTAATAATGCCTGCAAAAATAAATTGGGAAATTGCAATCAAACCCCTCTTAAAAAAGTATAAAAAAAAGCCGCATCCATTGCAGCATCATAATTTATATGAATGTCTGGTAATGGTTGTTTTGTCGGCACAGAGTAGTGATGATTATATTAATAAAATTGCACCAGCACTGTTTGATGAATTTCCGAATCTAAGTGCAATGGCCAAAGCAAGGGATGAAGATATTTATCCATTTGTTAAAGGTGTAGTTGGGCATGCTAAAAATAAAATACCTTTGGAAATTGCCAGGCAATTAAAAAGTGGTAAAAACATTCCTGTCACCATGGAAGCTTTAGTTGCCTTACCCGGCATTGGAAGAAAATCGGCAAATGTTATTATGCGCGAAGCGGGTGTGGAAGCTGAAGGTATTGTTGTGGATTTGCATACAACTCGTGTTGCAGCGCGATTGGGCATTTCTAAAAGTGAGGACCCCAAAAAAATTGAGCAGGATTGTATGAAAAAAATCGACGAAAAAGATTGGAGTGAAGCAGGAATGGCCATGTCGTTCCTGGGCCGAGAAATTTGTCGACCAAAACCTTTATGCCCGGAATGTTTGATGAATGAAGTTTGTCAGTTTTATTTGAAGGGAGGGTATGAAAAATTGCAGAAGGAATTGGCAAAAGGGAAGAAGACGGGTGTGCGGAAGAAGGGGAGGTGGTGAAAAATCCCGTTAGCATTTTCAATAATATTTTGAATTAGGCCTTGAAATATTGCCATTTTATTCTGTAGATTATTTAATAATAAAAAATTCAACCGGTTAATGGAAGGTGGAAACTTTCACGAAAACAGGCGGAGTTGAATTGGTTTTTTAGAAACAATCACTCCATTCGACAATTCATTGTTACGTGATTTTATTTCGTATACTTCAGTCGCCTTGTCCCTACTAGCAACAACAATTTGAACCTGTTGAGCATGATTTTTAAAAAGGGCCAACGCTTTTTCCGGTGTATTATTATTTTGTGAGAGATGTGAAAGCAGCAATAATTGCAGATTTTTAGTGCGGTGTTTTAGAAATAATTCGAACGCCTGTTTGGTGCTTAAATGTCCTTTATTACCACTGATTCGTTTTTTTAATGCAACTGGATAAGTACCGTTGCTGAGCATTTCTTCGCAATAGTTAGCTTCAAGAAAAACAGCATCACATTGCCTGAAACAATTAATTACCTCACTGCAAGCATACCCGATATCAGTAATTACTCCAATTTGAACGCCGGCACCGCTTACCATAAAACTATGCGCATCAGCAGCATCGTGATGTTTTGAAAATGGTAAAATTGTAAGAGCGCCAATTTTAATGGCAGCATCAGCCTCAAAGTGTTGCACTGCTTCTTCCTTCAGTTTTATTGCAGTGTTCCGCAATGTTTTCTGCGAAATAAAAACAGCGCAATTTAATTTTTTGTGCAATTGCGCCAATCCATAAATATGAGCAGTATGTTCGTGGAAATAAATATGGCGCGTAATTTCTTTTGTATCCAGCCCTAATTCCTGCATCCTTTTAATGTTTCCTGCAGCTGAGTCCGCATCAATCAATATCCCTTCCTCACCATTTCCTACATAATAGCAATTGGCATTGGAACCTGAGTTGAGCGATGCGATTTGGAGAGGCATTCAGAAAATTGAAAGATAGTAATAATTAATGTTTTAGAAACAATTAGGAGGGTTGATTTTTTATTTCTCCACCAAGTTATTATTTATTTGTAAATAAGGCTGTTCTATAAATCGTGTGAGTTTTGCGCTGCGAAGTAGCGCATATTGTATCGTCGGGCCGATTGGAAAATATTTATACGATTATTTAGACTTTTAAACTATTGATATATTACTGATGGTGAAAACTGTGAGTGGTAAAAATATTTTATTTTCAGACATTTTTAAATGCGTTATTTAATATTTAACTTTAGCTGTATAAATTTGGTGTCTATTATGGATTTATATTCTACTTTCATTTCTGTAGGAAGAAAACTGATGTCAATAAATTTCTTCCAATCAGCAAATGATTTTTCAAACTTTTAAAGATACTTGCCATTACTTTTTCATCTAGATTTGCCCGCTTAAATGCTGCTAAAAAATCTGAAAGTTTTATTTTCTTTTCTTACCGTTAAGATTAAGTGCCAAATCTTCATTGTCACCGGAATTCACCAATGTAGAGGCAACCATATCATAAGCGGGAGCAAGCGAATAGCCAAATTTAGGATGATTTATAAGTGAAAAAGTTTTTCAAATGCATATCCGCATTTCCTGTGAGAAACGAAAATAAAACCTGTTCATAAAAATTCACTACATCTAAAACGGGGTTCACGGAGAATTTTAAAATTGCTTTAGCGATTTGTTCATACGAACCATCATATTTGTGTTCAGTTAACCGTTCGGTTAATTGACACATATCTTCCATGTGAATTTTTTCTTCCTTATACCTGTCAATTCTTTTAGTGATGTAAGCAAGACTTCCGCTTTGCAAGCGAATGAGTGAATGCGGAACTGTTTTTATTTTGCTCAATGCCGCAAGGTGCATAGTGAGGTCTTCTACCTCAGGTAAATGCCGGTAATTTTTTGTTGGTGGTTTAAGGATGTAGCCACCCCATAATCCAACCATAGTAAATCGTCTTGGTTGTGCTGCTTTGTCCGCAGGTTCAATGTCAAGTGATAATTTGGGTTGAACGCCTGTTAAAGTTATTCTGTTGCTTACAACTTTTTCTGCCAGTTCGAACATTTGCATTTCGGTATAAGGCAATTCAGGTGGTTCTGGTCTTCCGAATATTTTCTTGCTGCAAAGTGGATGAAAATCTTTTTCTACTTTCTCCAAAAATTGGTAGCAGTATAAACATCTTGTTTTGCTCATTGCAGTTATTCTTTTATTTCAATTACGCTTACGGCTCCGATGCAATCTTTGCAACAGGCAAGCAACAATCCCATTCTATCACGAGAATTGAGTTTCCAATTCTTTTCAGCAATTTCAAGCAGCCAACCTTCAGGAATAAGCCCATCGAAAAAAGGGAACATTACTTTGTCGCTGAATGCTTCCTTTTGCAATGGGAGTGTTAAGCTCACAGCCTCTGCTGCTTTATCGTTCAGGTAATCTTCGGAGTAGATAAAAGAAAATCCGTCCTCAGTTTGAGTGAGAAAACCTGCCGTGAGGTTGTGCATTTTTATTTCAGCTTTTCTCATTGAGTAGTTTGTTTCTGTCTATTGGAATAGCACCTAATTCACAACCAAAAAGTTTCAGTACTTGATTGACCTTATCCATACGTAGTGTCGATTTTCCTTGTTCCAGTTCTCGGATAAAGCGTAAGCCAACACCTGCTTTCTCTGCCAGTTCGAGCTGAGTAAGGTCTAAATGCTTACGCTTTTCCTTTAAAAATTCGGCTATTGAGTTGGTTGAATTCTCCATTTTTATACCCTTTCGGGTGTAAATATAAGAAATTTTTTATAATTATACCCGAAAGGGTGTAAAAATGATTCTTGGAGGCTACTTTATACCTCAACGGGTATAATTAAAAGAAATGTTGCTGTAGTTGGCCATGTTGTCAGTTTGACCCTTGTAGAAAGCAACCAACTTTTCAGAATAAAGGATGTAAACAAAATACATAATTTGATTTTAGGATAAACAATAAAAAACTTCTTAAAGTTAGGTTTTAATTTCTGGCAACGGCGGACGGGACCTGCCTCCATTTATCGTAACGTTGAAAATACTAGTTACATCACATTTAACTCCAAGAAAATTCAATTTGAGTATCATTTCGGCAGGCAGGCTCGAACCCGCGACCTCGTGCGTGACAGTGCTGACGAAACTTGCAAGCAAGTTTGTCAGCATCCTGACAATCGCGCAGCGCTTCGTCAGGAGCAGGCTCGAACCCGCTTAATTGAAAATAAAGTACATAAAAAAACCTCTCAATTTGAGAGGTTTCTGCGGATGCTGACGAAAATTTCATTTTGTCAGCACGATCGGCGGACTGGACTCTAACCTGTTTATTGAAAATAAAGTACATAAAAAAAACCTCTCAATCTGAGAGGTTTCTGCGGAGCGGACGGGACTCGAAATACTACACCCGTTTACATCAATTTTATACTATATGCTTTATTGTCAGTTAGTTATGAAATTTATCAATTGCGAAATTTACCTTTTGATGCATGAAAATGTGGAAAATGTTTTACCTATGTTTAACCTATTTTACTTCGAAATGCCTTATTTTAGTGCGAAAATTAAATAAATCATGCCTACATTCAAAGTATTTCCCAACAAATTAAAGTTGAACAAAAACGGTGAAGCGCCAATTTATATGCGTTTAATCAAGGATAGAAAGCCTACCTACCTTTCTCTTGGTTACCATATCAAGCTTGAAGACTGGGATTTTGAGAAGTCCAGAGTCAAGAAATCACATCCAAACTCTGCGCGAATGAACAACTACATAGCTCAAAAACTGGCAGAGGCGCAAGGCCATGCTTTGGAACTGGAAGGCAAGGAAAAAGGGATCAATTCGAAATCAATAAAAAAAGCAGTTATCGGGCAGGTTTCACAGAGCTTTTTAAATATGCTGACAAGTATATTGAAGAATTGCGCCACAAAGCCAAAACTGGAACATTGGATAAAGCAAAGGCAGTCATTGGAAAACTCAAGACCTACCTTGGAACCAATGACCTACTATTTGAGGAAATAACGGTAATTTGGCTTAAGAATTACGAAATGT
This sequence is a window from Bacteroidota bacterium. Protein-coding genes within it:
- a CDS encoding tetratricopeptide repeat protein; amino-acid sequence: MKNFKYAISLEPDNPDHYNAMAGYYGLINMPDLEIETYNKGIELALNKGDKYTLYANLAQCYVNKYQPGTAITYLDKAIECLANDAFVYYKYGVILYDEGKYEEAKAKYQKALSLPSMENGLQSGLYYAYSKLCLKQFEYQKAKEYILKAIEMDPNNENYHDLYKRINNHSADLNW
- a CDS encoding endonuclease III; translation: MPAKINWEIAIKPLLKKYKKKPHPLQHHNLYECLVMVVLSAQSSDDYINKIAPALFDEFPNLSAMAKARDEDIYPFVKGVVGHAKNKIPLEIARQLKSGKNIPVTMEALVALPGIGRKSANVIMREAGVEAEGIVVDLHTTRVAARLGISKSEDPKKIEQDCMKKIDEKDWSEAGMAMSFLGREICRPKPLCPECLMNEVCQFYLKGGYEKLQKELAKGKKTGVRKKGRW
- a CDS encoding HipA N-terminal domain-containing protein gives rise to the protein MRKAEIKMHNLTAGFLTQTEDGFSFIYSEDYLNDKAAEAVSLTLPLQKEAFSDKVMFPFFDGLIPEGWLLEIAEKNWKLNSRDRMGLLLACCKDCIGAVSVIEIKE
- a CDS encoding MBL fold metallo-hydrolase gives rise to the protein MPLQIASLNSGSNANCYYVGNGEEGILIDADSAAGNIKRMQELGLDTKEITRHIYFHEHTAHIYGLAQLHKKLNCAVFISQKTLRNTAIKLKEEAVQHFEADAAIKIGALTILPFSKHHDAADAHSFMVSGAGVQIGVITDIGYACSEVINCFRQCDAVFLEANYCEEMLSNGTYPVALKKRISGNKGHLSTKQAFELFLKHRTKNLQLLLLSHLSQNNNTPEKALALFKNHAQQVQIVVASRDKATEVYEIKSRNNELSNGVIVSKKPIQLRLFS
- a CDS encoding helix-turn-helix transcriptional regulator; translated protein: MENSTNSIAEFLKEKRKHLDLTQLELAEKAGVGLRFIRELEQGKSTLRMDKVNQVLKLFGCELGAIPIDRNKLLNEKS